One genomic region from Magallana gigas chromosome 3, xbMagGiga1.1, whole genome shotgun sequence encodes:
- the LOC105329068 gene encoding short transient receptor potential channel 7 isoform X5, producing MNVDCIDALGRTALRLAVKNEHLEVVEVLLDRSSGRHIYEAVLQAISAGHIQIAETILKHRRYLEMWKERKKLGDEDHFFKTSFEESQFSPDITPLILASQKNQYEIVQLLLLRGEIIQKPHKFRCACQECTNKMKFDMLRSAKYRLNAYRGLASEAYISLSSKDPIFTAFELGAELKSLSRVEKYFKKEYKDLAEQLSEYTVKLLDRVRTQQELEIILNKAGKPRFNHFESLARFKLALFYKEKKFVAHPSCQQKLMKSWYYGMGSLERASWPKRILMFILFILSYPFLVLVYLVFPKWKMIHILKYPCIKFICQMLSFISFLVLIIISTAESSQTTSSTNSLRTQHQDLHRVYSSFKSFTNGTFMGDDFPMRPLFPSITEFLISIWVFGFACQECNQIYLLGIESYTESWYNLMDSALLCLYFASYTLRYMVMIKGQFALKYILNVNLTDPAQYFFLEWQFYWLNADRFYWQPFDPINAAEALFAVANILSFSRVSYLLPANEALGPLQITLGRMVKDILKFMLLFIVVIGSFMVGLHNLYWYYSVHDDIEITDHEFQFKAEKYFGTVLVTFRTVFWSIFGRGDTDVLSLGEYQNNFTEDIGYIIYGVFNIVTVTVLINMFIAVMTRSFQNIAEDADCEWKFSRSLLYMEYIGEGCTLPVPLNILGGPRALVNKIIKVCCCCKSADDVRETPDEVSGSKIDPDHSNTNGTSSAQEHGCRSVDIATIEMYESTLSPEDMDMRRRSQSIIMEPLDYKKVIQTIIQRYIFDIQREAEVTEDDFEEIKQDISSFRYEMLNQIKANEFNINEMAASVSSLLKYVKTLARNGNPSQEDDSPREENEQSLEDETQNQDVPDTINTGAL from the exons ATGAACGTGGACTGTATCGATGCGTTAGGACGGACGGCGCTCAGACTGGCTGTCAAGAACGAGCATCTGGAG GTGGTGGAGGTTCTTCTGGACCGATCCAGTGGTCGCCACATCTACGAGGCGGTTCTCCAGGCAATCAGCGCCGGTCATATACAGATAGCAGAGACAATTCTGAAACACCGCAGGTATCTGGAAATGtggaaagagagaaagaagCTGGGAGACGAGGACCACTTCTTTAAAACTAGCTTTGAAGAATCTCAATTCTCCCCCGACATCACACCCCTGATCCTGGCGTCCCAGAAAAACCAGTACGAAATCGTGCAGTTGTTGCTTCTACGAGGGGAGATAATCCAGAAGCCGCACAAGTTCCGCTGCGCTTGCCAGGAATGCACAAACAAAATGAAGTTTGACATGCTACGGTCTGCGAAATATCGCCTGAACGCATACCGGGGCCTGGCCAGTGAGGCATACATATCACTGTCCAGTAAGGACCCGATATTCACGGCGTTTGAACTTGGCGCCGAGCTCAAAAGTCTGTCCAGGGTCGAGAAATACTTCAAG AAAGAGTATAAGGATCTTGCAGAGCAACTAAGTGAGTACACCGTGAAACTACTGGACCGTGTCCGCACGCAACAGGAATTGGAGATAATTCTAAATAAGGCGGGAAAACCACGCTTCAACCACTTCGAGAGTTTAGCGAGATTTAAGCTTGCGCTTTTTTATAAAGAGAAAAAG TTTGTGGCCCACCCTAGCTGCCAACAAAAGCTGATGAAGTCCTGGTACTACGGGATGGGGTCCCTAGAGAGGGCCAGCTGGCCTAAGCGGATCCTGATGTTTATCCTGTTTATCTTGTCCTATCCCTTCCTCGTCCTTGTATACCTCGTCTTTCCAAAGTGGAAG atgatACACATCTTGAAGTACCCGTGCATCAAGTTCATCTGCCAGATGCTGTCTTTCATCTCCTTCCTGGTGCTGATCATCATCTCCACGGCCGAGTCCTCTCAGACCACCTCTAGCACCAACTCACTCAGAACCCAGCACCAGGACCTACACAGAGTCTACAGCTCATTCAAGTCTTTCACCAATGGCACCTTCATGGGAGACGATTTCCCAATGAGACCTCTTTTCCCGTCCATCACAGAATTTCTTATATCCATATGGGTCTTTG GTTTTGCCTGCCAGGAGTGTAACCAAATCTACCTTCTTGGAATAGAGAGTTACACAGAGTCATGGTATAACTTAATGGATTCCGCCCTTCTTTGCCTATATTTTGCCTCATATACGTTGCGATACATGGTGATGATCAAG GGCCAGTTTGCTTTGAAGTACATCTTGAATGTCAATCTAACAGATCCTGCCCAGTATTTTTTTCTGGAATGGCAGTTCTACTGGCTAAATGCAG ATAGGTTTTACTGGCAACCTTTTGACCCCATCAATGCTGCCGAGGCCTTATTTGCCGTTGCCAACATCCTGAGCTTTTCACGTGTCTCCTACCTGTTACCTGCCAATGAAGCCCTTGGTCCTCTACAGATCACTTTAGGTCGAATGGTGAAG GACATTCTGAAGTTTATGTTGCTGTTCATCGTTGTGATTGGTTCCTTCATGGTGGGGCTACACAACCTCTACTGGTACTACAGCGTGCATGACGACATCGAAATCACGGACCACGAATTCCAATTCAAggcagaaaaatattttgggac CGTGCTGGTCACCTTTCGGACTGTGTTTTGGTCCATATTTGGCCGAGGGGACACTGATGTTTTATCCTTGGGAGAGTACCAGAACAATTTTACTGAGGACATAGGCTACATCATATACGGCGTGTTCAATATTGTGACTGTGACTGTACTTATCAACATGTTCATAGCTGTGATGACCAGATCGTTTCAAAATATTGCG GAAGACGCAGATTGTGAGTGGAAATTTTCACGAAGCCTGCTATACATGGAGTACATAGGAGAGGGATGCACCCTTCCCGTGCCCCTCAACATTCTGGGGGGACCTCGGGCACTGGTCAACAAAATCATCAAGGTCTGCTGTTGCTGTAAAAGTGCTGATGACGTCAGGGAAACCCCTGACGAGGTCTCCGGAAGTAAGATAGACCCGGATCATTCCAATACCAACGGGACGTCTTCAGCA CAGGAGCATGGGTGCCGCAGTGTGGATATCGCCACAATAGAAATGTACGAGTCCACCCTGAGTCCAGAGGATATGGACATGAGGAGAAGGAGCCAAAGTATCATAATGGAGCCATTAGACTACAAG aaagTGATACAGACTATTATACAGCGCTATATATTCGATATACAGCGCGAAGCAGAAGTTACAGAAG acgattttgaagaaattaaacAGGATATATCTAGTTTTCGATACGAAATGTTAAACCAGATCAAAGCGAATGAATTCAATATCAACGAAATGGCGGCTTCCGTTTCCTCCCTTTTGAAATACGTCAAGACGCTTGCGCGGAATGGAAATCCTAGTCAGGAAGACGATTCTCCGAGGGAGGAAAATGAACAGTCTCTAGAAGATGAGACACAGAACCAAGATGTCCCAGACACCATCAACACTGGAGCACTTTGA